The following are encoded in a window of Chionomys nivalis chromosome X, mChiNiv1.1, whole genome shotgun sequence genomic DNA:
- the LOC130868493 gene encoding E3 ubiquitin-protein ligase RLIM-like, whose translation MENSDSNGKGNDQSAAQRRSQMDRLDREEAFYQFVNNLNEEDYRLMRDNNLLGTPGESTEEELLRRLQQIKEGPPPQQSSDGNRGRNSSETSSARPSRSEHTSEALTEVPSTRGHRRTRSWNPEHRRTRARAERSRSPVHPANDIPQRSHHSISSQTFEHPLVNEIEGSSRTRTHVILRQQISGLGRGLFAASALRNATQGASSSDTGTNGEAARSGQRPPTIVLHVRRIHLREYPPRDSIASRTRSRSQTPHSMVSYQSDSGFRHTIIRSERIGAGVRTYVRTSRIPIRRIINNGSSDTTSVQIRTMLRQIMTGFSELARIETQSGRGSSGGNRSGSGSSSSTGSSSNGESSGSSSAMFEGRNEGTQILAPGTRRAGRHRAPVIIDENGSSFFSLARVFFLNENDNQRRGLTKEQIDNLPMRSFDENDALKTCSVCIREYTEGDKLRKLPCSHEYHVYCIDRWLSENKTCPICRRAVLSSGDRESVV comes from the exons ATGGAAAACTCAGATTCTAACGGTAAAGGAAATGACCAATCTGCAGCACAGCGCAGAAGTCAAATGGATCGATTGGATCGTGAAGAAGCTTTCTATCAATTTGTAAATAACCTGAATGAAGAAGACTATAGACTTATGAGAGATAACAATTTGCTGGGCACCCCAG GCGAAAGCACTGAGGAGGAGTTGCTCAGAAGACTACAGCAAATAAAAGAGGGCCCACCGCCACAACAGAGCTCAGATGGAAATAGAG GTCGAAACTCTTCAGAGACATCATCTGCCAGACCATCTAGGTCAGAACACACTTCGGAAGCATTAACCGAAGTGCCATCCACCAGAGGTCACAGGAGGACAAGAAGCTGGAACCCAGAACACCGGAGAACTAGAGCCAGAGCTGAAAGAAGTAGGTCTCCTGTGCACCCAGCAAATGACATTCCACAAAGATCTCATCATAGCATCTCATCTCAGACTTTTGAACACCCTTTAGTAAACGAGATTGAGGGAAGTTCTAGAACACGTACCCATGTAATTTTGAGACAGCAGATAAGTGGACTAGGTAGAGGTCTTTTTGCAGCTTCTGCGTTGAGAAATGCCACTCAAGGGGCAAGTTCTTCAGACACCGGCACAAATGGTGAAGCTGCAAGATCTGGTCAAAGACCTCCAACCATTGTCCTTCATGTCAGAAGAATTCATCTGAGAGAATACCCACCGAGAGATAGCATAGCTAGCAGAACACGGTCAAGGTCTCAGACCCCACACAGCATGGTCTCTTATCAAAGTGACAGTGGTTTCAGGCACACCATTATACGTTCTGAACGCATAGGTGCAGGTGTGAGAACCTATGTGCGTACTAGCAGGATTCCCATTCGTAGAATCATAAATAATGGATCAAGTGACACTACATCTGTTCAGATTCGAACCATGTTAAGGCAGATAATGACAGGTTTTAGTGAGCTGGCGAGAATAGAAACACAGAGTGGAAGAGGGAGCTCTGGTGGTAACCGTTCTGGTTCTGGCTCCAGCTCCAGTACTGGCTCCAGTTCCAATGGTGAAAGTTCAGGAAGTAGCTCAGCGATGTTTGAAGGCAGAAATGAAGGAACCCAAATTCTCGCACCAGGTACCAGGAGAGCGGGCCGACATAGGGCCCCAGTTATCATTGATGAGAATGGCTCTTCATTTTTTAGTCTGGCTCGGGTTTTCTTCTTAAATGAGAATGACAACCAACGTAGAGGACTCACAAAAGAACAGATTGATAATTTGCCAATGAGAAGTTTTGATGAAAATGATGCACTGAAGACATGTAGTGTTTGCATTAGAGAATATACGGAAGGTGACAAACTTCGTAAGCTACCTTGCTCCCATGAGTACCACGTCTACTGCATCGACCGCTGGTTATCAGAGAATAAAACCTGTCCCATTTGTCGCAGGGCTGTCTTatcttctggggacagagaaagTGTTGTGTAG